In Allomuricauda ruestringensis DSM 13258, the following proteins share a genomic window:
- the pyrH gene encoding UMP kinase, producing MHYKRILLKLSGEALMGEQQYGIDANRLDEYAEEIKSVIDKGVEVAIVIGGGNIFRGLAGASQGMDRVQGDHMGMLATVINGLALQSALEIKGVQTRLQSAIKINEVAEPFIRRRAIRHLEKGRVVIFGGGTGNPYFTTDSAAVLRAIEIKADVILKGTRVDGIYTSDPEKDKNATKFDSISFNEVLSKGLKVMDTTAFTLSQENELPIVVFDMNTRGNLMKIVSGENIGTVVNV from the coding sequence ATGCATTACAAAAGAATTTTATTAAAATTAAGTGGAGAAGCCTTAATGGGCGAACAACAATATGGCATTGATGCCAACCGGTTGGATGAATATGCCGAAGAAATAAAATCTGTAATCGATAAAGGTGTTGAAGTAGCCATCGTAATCGGTGGAGGAAACATTTTTAGAGGCCTCGCAGGAGCCAGCCAAGGCATGGACCGGGTACAAGGAGACCACATGGGCATGTTGGCCACGGTAATTAATGGTTTAGCGTTGCAAAGCGCCTTAGAGATAAAAGGAGTGCAGACAAGGCTGCAATCGGCCATCAAAATAAATGAGGTTGCCGAGCCCTTTATCCGAAGAAGGGCCATCCGCCATTTGGAAAAAGGAAGAGTGGTCATCTTTGGAGGCGGAACGGGAAATCCATATTTCACCACGGATTCCGCTGCGGTTTTGAGAGCCATCGAAATAAAGGCAGATGTAATTTTAAAAGGCACCCGTGTAGATGGCATTTACACATCCGATCCTGAAAAAGACAAAAACGCCACTAAATTCGATTCCATTTCCTTTAACGAAGTGCTTTCCAAAGGACTTAAAGTGATGGACACCACCGCGTTTACCTTAAGCCAAGAAAACGAATTGCCCATCGTGGTGTTCGACATGAACACCCGAGGTAATTTAATGAAAATAGTATCTGGAGAAAATATCGGAACCGTGGTCAATGTTTAA
- the rpsB gene encoding 30S ribosomal protein S2 yields MASKIEVKDLLEAGVHFGHLTRKWNPNMAPYIYMERNGIHVINLYKTVAKLEEANEALKKIASSGRKILFVATKKQAKDIVADKVSKVNMPYITERWPGGMLTNFVTIRKAVKKMAAIDRMKKDGTFNTLSKKERLQVDRLRAKLDKNLGSIADMTRLPGALFIVDTMREHIAVKEAQKLNIPIFAMVDTNSDPRDVDYAIPSNDDAGKSIEAIMESVTQAVAEGLEERKSEKNSGKDKEEDSKKEKEKAEATPKKEEKVVEEKPAKKAEAEAPKKEAKEEAKPDDLTKIEGIGPKAAEALVANGVKTYAELADADAEKVKEILTEASSTLAHLDPTSWPKQAKMAADGKWDELKEWQDNVKGGVE; encoded by the coding sequence ATGGCAAGTAAAATTGAAGTAAAAGACTTACTGGAAGCAGGTGTTCATTTTGGCCACCTAACAAGGAAGTGGAATCCGAACATGGCTCCTTACATCTACATGGAGCGTAACGGAATCCACGTAATCAATCTCTACAAAACAGTTGCAAAACTTGAAGAGGCCAACGAAGCCCTTAAGAAAATTGCATCCTCGGGAAGAAAAATCCTATTTGTAGCCACAAAAAAACAAGCAAAGGACATTGTAGCGGACAAAGTATCCAAAGTGAACATGCCGTACATCACCGAAAGATGGCCCGGTGGTATGTTGACCAACTTTGTAACCATTCGTAAAGCTGTTAAGAAAATGGCAGCTATCGACCGCATGAAGAAAGACGGTACTTTCAACACCCTTTCCAAAAAAGAAAGATTGCAAGTTGACCGTTTGCGTGCCAAGTTGGACAAAAACTTAGGTTCTATTGCCGACATGACCCGTTTGCCAGGTGCGCTTTTTATTGTAGACACCATGCGTGAGCACATCGCAGTTAAAGAGGCCCAAAAATTGAACATTCCAATTTTTGCAATGGTAGATACCAACTCAGACCCTCGCGATGTTGATTACGCCATCCCATCCAACGACGATGCAGGTAAATCCATCGAAGCAATCATGGAATCCGTAACCCAAGCTGTGGCCGAAGGTTTGGAAGAGCGCAAGAGCGAGAAAAATAGCGGAAAAGACAAAGAAGAAGATTCTAAGAAAGAGAAGGAAAAAGCTGAGGCTACTCCAAAAAAGGAAGAAAAAGTCGTTGAGGAAAAACCAGCCAAAAAAGCTGAAGCCGAAGCTCCAAAAAAAGAAGCTAAAGAAGAGGCAAAACCGGACGACCTTACCAAAATTGAAGGTATTGGACCAAAAGCTGCCGAAGCTCTTGTAGCCAACGGAGTAAAAACTTACGCCGAACTTGCTGATGCCGATGCCGAAAAAGTTAAGGAAATCTTGACCGAGGCAAGCTCAACTTTAGCCCACTTGGACCCGACATCTTGGCCAAAACAAGCTAAAATGGCTGCCGATGGAAAATGGGACGAACTTAAAGAATGGCAAGACAACGTAAAAGGTGGCGTTGAATAA
- the rpsI gene encoding 30S ribosomal protein S9 translates to MEVVHKIGRRKTAVARVYVSEGSGNITVNKRDLNDYFTTGTLQYKVKQPFTLTETDGNYDVKVNVFGGGITGQAEAVRLALSRAMCEIDAENRGILKPEGLLTRDPRMVERKKFGQKKARKKFQFSKR, encoded by the coding sequence ATGGAAGTGGTTCATAAGATAGGTAGAAGAAAAACCGCAGTGGCCAGAGTATATGTTTCCGAAGGATCTGGAAACATCACAGTAAACAAAAGAGATCTTAACGATTACTTTACCACAGGTACATTGCAGTACAAGGTGAAACAACCTTTCACTTTAACCGAAACTGATGGCAATTACGACGTAAAAGTAAATGTTTTCGGTGGTGGCATCACCGGTCAGGCAGAAGCTGTTCGTTTGGCTTTGTCCAGAGCAATGTGCGAAATAGACGCAGAAAACAGAGGGATTCTTAAGCCAGAAGGCCTATTGACAAGAGACCCGAGAATGGTAGAAAGAAAGAAATTCGGTCAGAAGAAAGCCCGTAAGAAATTCCAATTCTCCAAACGTTAA
- a CDS encoding efflux RND transporter permease subunit translates to MVAKLTKGFWPKVARIILRNRILILLAVVGFTVFLAMQWKNMQFSNTEANILPDDHPASIQYNAFTKIFGEEGNAIVLAIRDSALFTPKNFNRWNTLSKQLDAFPEVDYVISLENLKELIKDNDTQTFSMEPLISAPPKTKSEIDSLTNHLFTELPFYDNLVYNPKSRTIQTVIYLDKDIMNTAVRNEFILNDLAELVEDFEQETNMDVRISGMPYIRTWNTKSIVDEIGLFIVGALLVTSIIFFFFFRSFRATFISMCVVIIGVMWAFGILGLLQYEITILTALIPPLIIVIGIPNCIFLINKYQQEVKKHGNQALSLQRVISKIGNATLMTNITTASGFATFIILDSDLLKEFGIVASINIIGIFILSLLIIPIIYSFMPLPKTKHLKHLNKKWMDIFVNWMENMVRNHRIGVYITTVAVLVLSIIGIYQMRITGSRIEDLPKKSHFYKDIQFFEAEFDGIMPMEIVVDTKRKNGVVKPATLKRMDRLGAVIDEIPELSRPISIVDLVKYSKQAFYNGIPKYYQLPTSQENTFIMNAVQKSSTDGTNLLQSFVDSTGQTARLTTYMRDVKIDRMEEIEKDLQEAITKQFPSERYDVFMTGKALLFLKGTKYLVKNLLLSLALAIGLISLFMAYLFRSYKMVIISLVPNLLPLVITAGVMGYLGVPIKPSTILVFSIAFGISVDDTIHFLAKYRQELTAHRWHIKKSVYAALRETGVSMFYTSIVLFFGFSVFIISSFGGTKALGGLVSATLLFAMLSNLILLPSLLLSLERSIANKQVLKKPQIDILPKDEDNPKDK, encoded by the coding sequence ATGGTAGCAAAGCTCACTAAAGGATTTTGGCCAAAGGTCGCAAGAATTATACTCCGCAATAGAATCCTGATTCTTTTGGCGGTTGTCGGCTTTACCGTTTTCTTGGCCATGCAATGGAAAAACATGCAGTTTTCCAACACCGAGGCCAATATTTTGCCCGATGACCATCCAGCTAGTATCCAGTACAATGCATTTACCAAAATATTTGGCGAAGAAGGCAACGCCATAGTTTTGGCCATTAGGGATTCTGCCCTGTTTACCCCAAAAAACTTTAATCGATGGAACACTTTGAGCAAACAGCTCGATGCTTTTCCGGAAGTTGACTATGTAATCTCTTTGGAGAATCTAAAGGAGCTCATCAAGGATAACGACACCCAAACGTTCTCCATGGAACCCCTTATATCGGCTCCACCCAAGACCAAATCCGAAATAGATTCACTGACAAACCACCTTTTCACAGAACTTCCTTTCTACGATAATTTGGTGTACAATCCCAAAAGTAGAACCATCCAAACCGTGATTTATTTGGATAAAGACATTATGAACACGGCGGTTCGAAACGAATTCATACTCAATGATCTTGCCGAGCTTGTAGAAGATTTTGAACAAGAAACCAATATGGACGTCCGTATTTCGGGAATGCCCTACATCCGCACCTGGAACACAAAATCCATTGTTGATGAAATCGGGCTTTTTATCGTAGGTGCCCTACTTGTTACCTCCATCATCTTTTTCTTTTTCTTTAGAAGTTTCAGGGCTACTTTCATCTCCATGTGCGTAGTAATCATTGGAGTAATGTGGGCCTTTGGAATACTTGGGCTTTTACAATACGAAATTACGATTCTTACCGCTTTGATTCCGCCATTAATCATTGTAATCGGTATTCCCAATTGTATTTTCTTGATCAATAAATATCAGCAAGAAGTAAAAAAACACGGAAACCAGGCCTTATCGCTACAACGAGTAATCTCCAAAATTGGCAATGCCACTTTAATGACAAACATTACCACGGCTTCAGGTTTTGCCACCTTTATTATTTTGGACAGTGACCTGCTCAAGGAATTTGGTATTGTGGCCTCTATCAATATCATTGGCATTTTTATTCTATCCCTATTGATCATACCCATCATTTACAGCTTTATGCCGCTTCCAAAGACCAAGCACCTAAAGCACCTGAACAAAAAATGGATGGACATTTTTGTGAACTGGATGGAAAACATGGTAAGAAACCACAGGATTGGCGTTTACATTACCACAGTTGCAGTTTTGGTATTGAGCATTATTGGAATTTATCAAATGCGAATCACTGGAAGTAGGATTGAAGACCTCCCAAAGAAAAGTCATTTTTACAAGGACATCCAGTTTTTTGAAGCTGAGTTTGACGGCATCATGCCCATGGAAATTGTGGTGGATACCAAACGTAAAAATGGGGTGGTTAAACCTGCCACGCTTAAGCGAATGGACCGATTGGGCGCTGTAATCGATGAAATTCCAGAACTATCGCGGCCCATCTCCATTGTTGATTTGGTAAAATACTCCAAACAGGCCTTTTACAACGGTATTCCAAAATACTATCAACTGCCCACCAGTCAAGAGAACACCTTTATAATGAATGCGGTGCAAAAATCGTCTACGGATGGAACAAACCTTTTGCAAAGTTTTGTGGACAGTACTGGCCAAACAGCCCGTTTAACGACCTACATGCGCGATGTAAAAATCGACCGTATGGAGGAAATTGAAAAAGACCTGCAAGAAGCTATCACAAAGCAATTTCCATCGGAGCGATACGATGTTTTTATGACAGGAAAAGCCCTCTTGTTCCTAAAAGGAACAAAGTACTTGGTCAAAAATCTGCTATTGTCCCTTGCATTGGCCATTGGATTGATCTCGCTTTTTATGGCCTATCTGTTCCGATCCTATAAAATGGTCATCATATCCTTGGTGCCCAACCTGTTGCCCCTGGTTATTACAGCCGGTGTCATGGGCTATTTGGGGGTGCCTATAAAGCCATCCACTATCCTAGTATTTAGTATTGCATTTGGCATATCGGTGGATGACACCATTCACTTTTTGGCCAAATACAGGCAAGAACTCACTGCCCACCGCTGGCACATCAAAAAATCGGTGTACGCCGCCTTGCGCGAGACGGGGGTGAGCATGTTCTACACATCCATAGTCTTGTTCTTTGGATTCTCCGTCTTTATTATCTCAAGTTTCGGGGGTACCAAAGCATTGGGGGGATTGGTTTCGGCCACCTTGTTGTTCGCCATGCTGTCCAACTTGATCTTGTTGCCATCACTTCTCCTCTCCTTGGAAAGAAGTATTGCCAACAAACAGGTGCTCAAAAAACCTCAAATTGACATTTTGCCCAAGGACGAGGACAACCCCAAGGACAAATAG
- the rplM gene encoding 50S ribosomal protein L13, giving the protein MDTLSYKTISANKSTVDKQWLLVDAEGQTLGRLASKVAKILRGKYKTNFTPHVDCGDNVIVINAEKIDMSGNKWDEKEYLRYTGYPGGQRSASAREVLEKHPERIIEGSVKGMLPKNKLGADLFRNLKVYAGAEHGQEAQKPKAINLNDYK; this is encoded by the coding sequence GTGGATACATTAAGTTATAAAACTATTTCCGCCAATAAATCTACTGTTGACAAACAATGGTTATTGGTTGATGCTGAAGGACAGACCTTAGGAAGATTGGCGTCTAAAGTAGCCAAAATACTCAGAGGGAAATATAAGACCAACTTTACCCCCCATGTTGATTGTGGAGACAATGTAATTGTCATCAATGCTGAAAAAATCGACATGTCGGGCAACAAGTGGGATGAGAAGGAATATCTAAGGTATACTGGTTATCCAGGTGGACAACGTTCCGCTTCCGCTAGAGAAGTATTGGAAAAACATCCTGAGCGTATTATCGAAGGGTCTGTGAAAGGAATGCTTCCAAAAAACAAACTTGGAGCTGACTTGTTCAGAAACCTTAAAGTATATGCAGGTGCTGAGCACGGGCAAGAAGCGCAAAAACCAAAAGCTATAAACTTAAACGACTACAAATAA
- the tsf gene encoding translation elongation factor Ts, with protein MAKITAAEVNKLRKATGAGMMDCKKALVEAEGDFDQAIEILRKKGQKVAAKRADRESSEGAAIAKVNGDSTQGVVISLNCETDFVAKNDTFVKLANDLADLALGYESKDDFLAASFDGMTVADKLTEQTGVIGEKIEIGSFERLNAPFVGSYIHAGNKIATLVGLSANVDGAAEAAKDVAMQAAAMNPVALDEEGVDQSIIDKEIEIAKDQLREEGKPEEMLDKIAQGKLQRFFKDNTLVNQAFIKDSKQSVAQYVKSVDSSLEVTSFSRVALG; from the coding sequence ATGGCAAAGATTACCGCCGCAGAAGTAAATAAATTAAGAAAGGCCACTGGAGCTGGAATGATGGATTGTAAAAAAGCTTTGGTCGAAGCCGAAGGTGATTTCGACCAAGCAATTGAGATCCTAAGAAAAAAAGGTCAAAAAGTTGCGGCAAAAAGAGCCGACAGAGAATCATCTGAAGGTGCAGCCATCGCAAAAGTAAATGGTGATAGCACACAAGGTGTTGTTATCTCCTTGAACTGCGAAACCGACTTTGTTGCCAAGAACGACACTTTTGTAAAACTTGCGAACGATTTGGCAGATTTGGCTTTAGGTTACGAGAGCAAAGACGATTTCCTAGCTGCTTCCTTTGATGGAATGACCGTTGCCGATAAATTGACAGAGCAAACCGGTGTTATCGGTGAAAAAATCGAGATTGGAAGTTTTGAAAGATTGAACGCTCCTTTCGTAGGTTCTTACATCCACGCGGGTAACAAAATCGCCACTTTGGTAGGTTTGTCCGCCAATGTTGATGGTGCTGCCGAAGCCGCAAAAGACGTAGCCATGCAAGCTGCCGCAATGAATCCTGTTGCCTTGGACGAAGAAGGCGTTGATCAATCCATCATCGATAAGGAAATCGAGATTGCAAAAGATCAATTGCGCGAAGAAGGCAAGCCAGAAGAAATGTTGGACAAAATCGCTCAAGGCAAATTACAGCGCTTCTTTAAAGACAACACTTTGGTGAACCAAGCTTTCATTAAAGATAGCAAACAAAGCGTTGCCCAATACGTTAAGTCGGTGGATTCCAGCTTGGAAGTTACCAGTTTTTCGAGAGTAGCATTGGGTTAA
- a CDS encoding membrane protein, producing MRHVYNIISYLFHPLFVPIGGTIVYFLVAPYSTLQTQSGNILPIFILTVIIPIIFFLILKNLGVISSIFLPTIQERKYPLYISCIIFLMILYKVIPNNYVHELFYYFTGLLTATSATLILLFFKFKTSMHLLGMGSILTFMVALSIHFETNITIAISLFTLFTGLVATSRLYLKAHTKNELLIGFILGCCSQLIILKYWL from the coding sequence ATGCGCCACGTATACAACATTATCTCCTACCTCTTTCATCCGTTGTTTGTACCGATTGGAGGTACCATAGTGTATTTTTTGGTGGCTCCCTATAGCACTCTGCAAACCCAAAGCGGGAATATACTTCCCATTTTCATCCTTACGGTAATCATTCCCATTATCTTTTTCTTGATATTGAAAAACCTTGGAGTTATCAGTTCCATATTTCTGCCCACCATACAGGAACGCAAATACCCGCTTTATATAAGCTGTATCATCTTTTTAATGATATTGTACAAGGTAATACCCAATAATTACGTACACGAGCTCTTTTACTATTTTACAGGGCTTCTGACAGCGACCAGCGCAACCTTAATTCTGTTGTTCTTTAAATTTAAAACGAGTATGCACCTGTTGGGCATGGGAAGCATCTTAACTTTTATGGTGGCGTTGAGCATTCATTTTGAGACCAATATTACCATTGCCATAAGCTTGTTCACTCTTTTTACCGGGCTGGTGGCTACCTCAAGATTATACTTAAAGGCACACACTAAGAATGAACTGTTGATAGGTTTTATTCTGGGTTGTTGTTCCCAATTGATTATTCTAAAATACTGGCTATAG
- the frr gene encoding ribosome recycling factor → MDEDVKFILDSTKESMEASIEHLQKALTKIRAGKASPMMLSTVMVDYYGSQTPLSQVSNINTPDARTLSVQPWEKNLLGEIETAIMNANLGFNPMNNGEMVIINVPPLTEERRIQLTKQAKAEAEDAKVSIRSARQEANKELKALDISEDLLKNAEVDVQELTNKYSDRVDAILTTKEAEIMKV, encoded by the coding sequence ATGGACGAAGACGTAAAATTTATTCTTGATAGTACAAAAGAAAGTATGGAGGCAAGTATTGAACACTTGCAAAAAGCATTGACCAAAATTAGGGCCGGTAAAGCCAGTCCCATGATGCTTTCTACAGTAATGGTGGATTACTACGGTTCTCAAACCCCACTTTCCCAAGTATCCAACATCAATACCCCGGATGCAAGAACGCTCTCCGTTCAACCTTGGGAAAAAAACCTGTTGGGTGAGATTGAAACTGCCATTATGAACGCTAATTTGGGCTTCAACCCCATGAACAATGGCGAAATGGTAATCATTAACGTACCCCCATTAACAGAGGAAAGAAGAATACAGTTGACAAAACAGGCCAAGGCCGAAGCCGAAGACGCCAAAGTAAGTATCCGTAGTGCCAGGCAAGAAGCCAACAAGGAATTAAAAGCATTGGACATTTCCGAGGACCTTTTAAAAAACGCCGAAGTTGATGTGCAAGAACTCACCAACAAGTACAGCGATAGAGTTGATGCCATCTTGACCACAAAAGAGGCTGAAATAATGAAGGTGTAA
- the asnS gene encoding asparagine--tRNA ligase, with amino-acid sequence MMSYSIKELLEKQPVGDSVEVNGWVKTFRSNRFIALNDGSTIHNLQCVVDFEKLDEALLKQISTGAALKISGTLEESQGRGQSVEIQATDIFVHGTADPETYPIQPKKHSLEFLREKAHLRVRTNTFSAVMRVRSVLSFAVHSYFQQNGFYYMHAPIITGSDAEGAGEMFRVSTLDAKNPPVDDNGEVDYSEDFFGKETNLTVSGQLEAETYAMGLGKVYTFGPTFRAENSNTSRHLAEFWMIEPEMAFYDLDANMDLAEDFIKYIIQYVLDHCQDDLEFLEKRLLDEEKTKPQNERSEMALIKKLKFVVENNFKRVSYTEAIDILKNSKPNKKKKFQFPIDEWGADLQSEHERFLVEKHFKCPVILFDYPANIKAFYMRLNEDGKTVRAMDVLFPGIGEIVGGSQREERLDVLEQKIKELDIDAKELWWYLDLRKFGTAVHSGFGLGFERMVQFATGMGNIRDVIPYPRTPQNAEF; translated from the coding sequence ATGATGTCTTATTCCATAAAAGAATTGCTAGAAAAGCAACCCGTAGGAGATTCCGTTGAAGTAAATGGATGGGTAAAAACATTTAGAAGTAACCGGTTTATTGCTTTGAACGATGGTTCCACCATACATAACCTCCAATGTGTTGTAGATTTTGAAAAATTGGACGAAGCATTACTGAAGCAAATTTCAACTGGTGCCGCCTTGAAAATCTCAGGGACTTTGGAAGAAAGCCAAGGTCGAGGGCAAAGTGTGGAAATCCAAGCTACGGATATCTTCGTGCACGGTACCGCAGACCCGGAGACCTATCCTATTCAACCCAAAAAGCACTCCTTGGAGTTTTTGAGGGAAAAGGCACACCTTAGGGTACGCACCAACACCTTTTCTGCGGTAATGCGCGTTAGGTCGGTGCTTTCCTTTGCCGTTCACAGCTACTTTCAGCAAAATGGTTTTTACTATATGCACGCACCCATTATTACAGGTTCCGATGCCGAAGGTGCCGGGGAAATGTTTCGTGTATCCACTTTGGATGCCAAGAACCCGCCTGTGGATGACAATGGCGAAGTGGATTACTCCGAGGACTTTTTCGGAAAAGAGACCAACTTAACGGTATCTGGGCAACTGGAAGCAGAGACCTACGCCATGGGGCTGGGCAAGGTGTACACTTTTGGACCTACTTTTAGAGCTGAGAATTCCAATACATCACGTCACTTGGCCGAGTTCTGGATGATCGAGCCCGAGATGGCCTTTTATGATCTGGATGCCAACATGGATTTGGCAGAAGATTTCATCAAATACATTATCCAATATGTGCTGGACCATTGCCAGGATGATCTGGAATTTTTGGAAAAACGTTTGTTGGATGAAGAAAAGACCAAACCTCAGAACGAGCGTTCTGAAATGGCTTTGATCAAAAAATTGAAATTCGTTGTAGAGAACAACTTCAAAAGGGTTTCCTATACCGAGGCCATTGATATTTTAAAGAACAGTAAGCCTAACAAAAAGAAAAAGTTCCAGTTCCCTATTGATGAATGGGGTGCCGACTTGCAAAGCGAGCACGAACGCTTCTTGGTAGAAAAACATTTCAAATGTCCCGTAATCCTTTTTGATTATCCAGCAAACATCAAGGCATTTTACATGCGCTTGAACGAGGATGGCAAAACCGTACGTGCCATGGACGTACTTTTTCCAGGTATCGGAGAAATTGTTGGAGGTTCCCAAAGGGAAGAACGTTTGGATGTACTGGAACAAAAAATAAAGGAACTGGATATTGATGCCAAAGAGCTTTGGTGGTATCTGGATTTGAGAAAATTTGGCACCGCGGTGCATAGTGGTTTTGGACTTGGTTTCGAGCGCATGGTGCAATTCGCCACTGGAATGGGCAATATCAGAGATGTAATCCCCTACCCCAGAACACCGCAAAATGCCGAGTTTTAA
- the rpoN gene encoding RNA polymerase factor sigma-54, which produces MLKQHLQFKLSQKLSPQQIQLMKLIQLPTQAFEQRLKQELEENPALESGKEETDALDDVYEDTYDDSADNENIDTEEINIDDYLSDDEIPDYRTQANNYSADDEDKRVPYAAGTSFNQYLINQLNTAYLDDQEWAIAEFLVGSVDESGYIRRPLPDIMDDLAFTQNIYVEEDKIEKVLKIVQDLDPPGVAARSLDECLIIQLKRKEKKPSVELAINILERSFDHFTKKHYSKLIQKHHVSEEQLKEAISEIEKLNPKPGGSYSGNTRMIEHIVPDFSIKIVDGELELSLNGRNAPELHVSKDYSNMLEGYKNAKEKSKSQKDTVMFIKQKLDAAKWFIDAIRQRQQTLFITMNTIMEYQKEYFMTGDERKLRPMILKDIADKIDMDVSTVSRVANSKYVDTPYGTKLIKDFFSESMKNEQGEDVSTREIKKILETVIRDEEKKKPLTDAKLAKILKERGYPIARRTVAKYREQLGIPVARLRKEI; this is translated from the coding sequence ATGCTGAAACAACATCTACAGTTTAAGCTTTCACAAAAACTGTCTCCACAGCAGATTCAGCTCATGAAACTTATTCAATTGCCAACGCAGGCTTTTGAACAAAGGTTAAAACAAGAGCTGGAAGAAAATCCTGCATTGGAGAGCGGTAAGGAGGAAACCGATGCTCTGGATGATGTTTACGAGGACACCTATGATGATTCGGCGGACAATGAAAACATTGACACCGAAGAAATCAATATTGATGATTACCTGAGTGATGATGAAATTCCCGATTACCGCACCCAAGCGAATAATTATAGTGCTGACGATGAGGATAAAAGGGTTCCGTATGCCGCTGGAACATCATTCAACCAATACTTGATCAATCAGCTGAACACAGCTTACTTGGATGATCAGGAATGGGCCATTGCCGAATTCTTGGTGGGTAGCGTAGACGAAAGCGGTTACATACGAAGGCCGCTTCCAGATATTATGGACGACCTCGCCTTTACCCAGAACATTTATGTGGAAGAGGATAAAATCGAGAAAGTTCTCAAAATTGTCCAAGATTTAGATCCCCCGGGGGTGGCTGCCCGATCTTTAGATGAATGTTTGATCATTCAACTAAAACGCAAGGAAAAAAAACCTTCCGTTGAGCTGGCCATTAACATTTTGGAACGATCGTTCGATCACTTTACCAAAAAGCATTACTCCAAACTTATACAAAAACACCATGTTTCCGAAGAACAACTCAAGGAGGCTATTTCGGAAATAGAAAAACTCAATCCAAAACCGGGTGGTTCCTATTCTGGCAATACCCGTATGATCGAGCATATTGTTCCCGATTTCTCCATAAAAATAGTGGATGGTGAACTAGAACTTAGCTTGAACGGACGAAATGCCCCGGAACTTCATGTTTCCAAAGACTACAGCAATATGCTGGAGGGGTACAAAAATGCCAAGGAGAAATCCAAATCCCAGAAGGACACGGTCATGTTCATCAAGCAAAAGTTGGATGCTGCAAAATGGTTTATAGACGCCATAAGACAGCGTCAGCAAACCCTTTTCATCACCATGAACACCATTATGGAATATCAAAAGGAATATTTTATGACCGGGGACGAAAGAAAATTGCGCCCCATGATCCTAAAGGATATTGCCGATAAAATTGATATGGACGTTTCCACCGTGTCACGGGTCGCCAACAGCAAATATGTGGATACACCCTATGGCACCAAACTGATCAAGGATTTCTTTTCTGAATCCATGAAGAACGAACAAGGTGAAGATGTATCCACTAGGGAAATTAAAAAAATATTGGAGACCGTTATTCGTGATGAGGAGAAGAAAAAACCTTTGACCGATGCAAAGTTGGCGAAAATCTTAAAGGAAAGGGGCTATCCCATAGCCCGGCGGACCGTTGCCAAATATCGGGAGCAGCTCGGCATACCTGTAGCTCGATTAAGAAAAGAAATTTGA